In Phragmites australis chromosome 17, lpPhrAust1.1, whole genome shotgun sequence, the following are encoded in one genomic region:
- the LOC133897597 gene encoding uncharacterized protein LOC133897597: MTAEGTACNGAGEAPKAEFAAEKVAVSAASPEERAPREKEGDEVGGSFVIVNGDSDGLSDRGSDLGKMPDEDPPSEVEDVPGYNAAPDAAVGRDHGAAGGEVGASGAALGVSLVDGRDRAAEGSEVGADEGKGEQSADFVAEVVQQEAAGGEQGGAETMAACGSDRAVTGADSDAPAVDSEVDGKEGTREESAAADVAKSVVHEASSAEPDGEDAAAESRGHDDSLTYTESGSAAMESEVYGEDSKEEQRVSDVVEPVEQGTAEAGALMANGHICDSFEAATEAESHADESKPEQNATEVAELVDQDAVCGEQDVADALQTNGHIHVAMSADSCIVVSESKVHANETKGQKSDQQEEGAPTTEAEVLEGVLEAVGRNYNADSVEEPVEEEVDANGLSYAEGSFDVSGEPEAVIEKVEGEATCGILQLEQKMDKEDEGSSYDDCTAGVACSNEEVELPVEEGINEAAPDIGELEEVTENTSQEIVQGDRLVKDGVCIGVLHSLKPESDPSVESSLEQKVQVEVSTADETASKSDLKADNVVEVNTEAPLHSQQDCDSAKTVEHEQLEAPSVGQANEIYNDVAEVEPKKEVEMEVVGAVPLQAADVAEAEPKKEIEMEVVGAVPLQAADVAEAEPKKEIEMEVVDAVSLQEATASAAFTFHDEPRPIDLVDSDSFKHSSPATELESCDHIDTKESISREISDTTVDQLESDASLEPGTTVSNKPGFTSETGDESQGKPSDTAVDQGEPVTLNVDKLVVVDDAQPCSATGYESVGFDKAGDISKNDKSSDIVGDSKSQEDQSEICNASTTSDECSSRIGNKGSSPINEETHKYICSENVNASTKSSVEVETKCLEALEPSSIDTVVPAEHKDGDKHACDEETKIVKDTNELHGDLDKNNTGDAQVISQQKIYIIKVPRFAGEDLWAKIQDAHVHLDQMTQERDAINIRKQKQKAVCDQYREKLEAARREEREARAAHVDKKNDLNSVRSMIGKLNQANSVEEIDEMIATKERIMQHETISLKEEKLLIKEINELKAQRKQLCSNMGSKAEINEALDQKDHVHERHKTLKKDSDVLFTNLKYLEENTRKIQKSFDDERIILRKLNEEYRAANELRQKAYSEWSQLKAEPFKKNQYFFMYKDDQKIAGDYIRSGDMYGLQLYCNNQVERVMEIWNKDKDFRKQYVEANKVSTLRRLGTHDGRRLGPDEDPPVIPSRRPSNPSSSLTVSSPDVPISTSAAAPVLSAPVSVLIKEDSFPVLPPQQISNRAKSKASGSSDQNEKIAVTVSEREDVKQTEQEKARLMEEELELARKAEELARREEKLREERDAAEKERLRLEQKAKAKEAEERKRRKAEKAQERAEFKARKEAEMKEKKKAKKDKKKGPADSSAIGDGNATAMATADTDSNASDNPRDVEVPQTAPKRLSRPAAAMKQLNRIQPMPAPLRNRGKRKMRQYVLIAAAVLLVLALFVAGNYIPRLKSLRF; encoded by the exons ATGACGGCCGAGGGGACCGCGTGCAACGGCGCCGGCGAGGCGCCGAAGGCGGAGTTCGCCGCGGAGAAGGTGGCCGTGTCGGCCGCGTCGCCGGAGGAGAGGGCGCCCAGGGAGAAGGAGGGCGATGAGGTCGGCGGGTCCTTCGTGATCGTGAACGGCGACTCCGACGGGCTCTCCGACCGCGGGTCAGATCTGGGCAAGATGCCCGACGAAGACCCTCCCTCGGAGGTGGAAGACGTGCCCGGCTACAATGCGGCTCCTGACGCGGCTGTGGGCAGAGATCACGGGGCCGCCGGTGGGGAAGTGGGTGCTTCGGGTGCGGCACTCGGTGTTTCGTTGGTGGACGGGCGCGATCGTGCTGCTGAGGGGTCTGAGGTTGGTGCGGATGAGGGCAAAGGTGAGCAAAGTGCCGATTTTGTTGCCGAAGTAGTGCAGCAGGAGGCCGCCGGTGGAGAGCAGGGTGGGGCAGAAACTATGGCTGCCTGTGGGAGCGACCGTGCCGTCACTGGTGCTGATTCTGATGCTCCTGCTGTGGATTCCGAGGTTGACGGCAAAGAGGGCACAAGGGAAGAAAGTGCTGCTGCTGATGTGGCTAAATCGGTGGTGCACGAGGCATCTAGTGCAGAACCGGATGGAGAGGATGCTGCTGCTGAGTCCCGTGGGCATGATGATTCCCTAACGTATACGGAGTCCGGTTCTGCTGCCATGGAGTCTGAGGTTTATGGTGAGGATAGCAAAGAAGAACAGAGGGTCTCTGATGTTGTGGAGCCAGTGGAGCAGGGTACAGCTGAAGCAGGTGCTTTGATGGCGAATGGACATATTTGTGATTCATTTGAAGCTGCCACTGAGGCTGAGAGTCATGCTGATGAGAGCAAACCGGAACAGAATGCCACTGAAGTCGCGGAACTGGTGGACCAGGATGCTGTCTGTGGAGAACAGGATGTCGCGGATGCATTGCAAACCAATGGTCATATTCATGTTGCCATGAGTGCTGATTCTTGTATAGTTGTTTCTGAGTCCAAGGTTCATGCCAATGAGACGAAAGGGCAAAAAAGTGATCAGCAAGAGGAGGGAGCGCCAACGACCGAAGCTGAAGTATTGGAGGGAGTGCTAGAAGCAGTTGGCAGAAATTACAATGCAGATAGTGTCGAGGAGCCCGTAGAAGAGGAAGTTGATGCAAACGGGCTTAGCTATGCAGAAGGTAGTTTTGATGTTTCTGGGGAGCCAGAAGCTGTGATCGAGAAGGTAGAAGGTGAAGCCACCTGTGGCATTCTTCAGTTGGAACAGAAAATGGACAAGGAGGATGAAGGAAGTTCATATGATGACTGCACAGCTGGTGTTGCTTGTTCTAATGAGGAAGTAGAGCTTCCTGTGGAGGAAGGAATTAATGAAGCTGCCCCAGATATTGGTGAGCTGGAGGAAGTAACTGAGAATACAAGCCAAGAGATTGTGCAAGGTGACAGATTGGTCAAGGATGGGGTTTGTATCGGCGTACTTCATTCCTTGAAACCAGAATCAGATCCATCTGTTGAATCTAGCCTGGAACAGAAAGTCCAGGTAGAAGTTTCTACAGCTGATGAAACCGCATCAAAGTCAGATTTGAAGGCTGACAATGTGGTGGAAGTGAACACAGAAGCTCCTTTGCACTCTCAGCAGGATTGTGATTCTGCTAAAACTGTAGAGCATGAGCAGTTAGAAGCACCCAGTGTTGGTCAAGCTAATGAAATTTACAATGATGTAGCAGAAGTGGAACCAAAGAAagaggttgagatggaggttGTCGGTGCTGTACCATTGCAAGCAGCTGATgtagcagaagcagaaccaAAGAAAGAGATTGAGATGGAGGTTGTCGGTGCTGTACCATTGCAAGCAGCTGATgtagcagaagcagaaccaAAGAAAGAGATTGAGATGGAGGTTGTTGATGCTGTTTCATTGCAAGAAGCTACAGCTTCTGCAGCCTTTACTTTCCATGATGAACCAAGGCCCATTGATTTGGTTGACAGTGATAGCTTCAAGCATTCTAGCCCGGCTACTGAGCTGGAATCTTGCGACCACATAGACACTAAAGAGAGCATATCCCGAGAGATATCTGACACCACTGTTGATCAACTTGAATCTGATGCTTCTCTGGAACCTGGAACTACTGTGTCCAACAAACCTGGATTCACTTCTGAAACAGGAGATGAATCTCAAGGAAAACCAAGTGACACTGCTGTTGATCAAGGTGAACCTGTCACCTTGAATGTAGATAAACTAGTTGTCGTTGATGATGCTCAACCCTGTTCCGCTACAGGGTATGAATCTGTTGGGTTTGATAAAGCTGGAGACATTTCCAAAAACGACAAATCAAGTGATATTGTTGGTGATAGCAAATCACAGGAAGACCAATCAGAAATTTGCAATGCATCTACTACGAGTGATGAGTGCTCCTCCAGAATTGGAAATAAAGGTTCCTCTCCAATTAATGAGGAGACACACAAATATATCTGTTCTGAAAACGTAAATGCATCTACTAAATCTTCTGTTGAGGTTGAAACCAAATGCTTGGAAG CACTAGAACCTTCATCTATCGACACGGTTGTTCCGGCAGAACACAAGGATGGCGACAAACATGCATGTGATGAAGAGACAAAGATTGTCAAGGACACCAATGAGTTGCATGGAGATCTGGATAAGAATAATACGGGAGATGCACAGGTCATTAGTCAACAGAAGATATACATAATAAAAGTTCCAAGATTTGCGGGTGAAGATCTCTGGGCTAAGATACAGGATGCGCATGTTCATTTGGATCAAATGACCCAGGAAAGAGATGCAATTAATATTCGTAAGCAAAAGCAAAAG GCTGTATGTGATCAATACAGGGAGAAATTAGAGGCAGCACGTCGAGAAGAGAGGGAAGCTAGGGCTGCCCATGTAGATAAGAAGAATGATTTAAATAGTGTAAGATCAATGATCGGGAAATTGAACCAAGCAAATTCAGTTGAAGAAATTGATGAGATG ATTGCGACGAAAGAGAGGATTATGCAACATGAGACCATTTCTTTGAAAGAAGAAAAGCTTTTAATTAAAGAGATTAATGAACTAAAAGCCCAGCGGAAGCAATTGTGTTCCAATATGGGCTCAAAGGCTGAAATCAATGAGGCACTCGACCAAAAAGATCATGTTCATGAGCGGCATAAG ACACTAAAGAAGGACTCTGATGTTTTGTTTACCAACCTGAAATATCTAGAGGAAAACacaagaaagattcaaaaatcttTTGACGATGAAAGAATAATTCTCAGAAAGTTAAATGAGGAATATCGAGCTGCTAATGAACTTCGTCAAAAGGCCTACAGTGAATGGTCTCAGCTTAAAGCAGAACCCTTCAAGAAG AACCAGTACTTTTTCATGTACAAGGATGACCAGAAGATTGCGGGAGATTATATACGTTCTGGTGATATGTATGGACTTCAGTTATACTGTAATAATCAG GTTGAGAGAGTTATGGAAATATGGAACAAAGACAAGGACTTCCGCAAGCAGTATGTTGAAGCCAACAAGGTTAGCACACTAAGGAGATTAGGAACTCATGATGGACGAAGACTTGGCCCTGACGAGGATCCTCCAGTCATTCCAAGCAGAAGACCAAGCAATCCATCTTCTTCATTGACTGTTTCAAGCCCAGACGTGCCTATTTCAACTTCAGCAGCAGCACCTGTATTATCTGCTCCAGTTTCAGTCCTCATCAAAGAGGACTCTTTTCCTGTTTTGCCACCCCAACAGATCAGTAACCGCGCCAAATCAAAAGCATCTGGTAGCTCCGACCAGAATGAGAAAATTGCTGTTACAGTGTCAGAGAGAGAAGATGTAAAACAAACTGAACAGGAAAAGGCTCGTCTAATGGAGGAAGAATTGGAGTTAGCAAGGAAGGCAGAGGAGTTGGCCCGAAGGGAGGAGAAATTAAGAGAAGAGAGGGATGCAGCTGAAAAGGAGCGGCTCCGGTTGGAGCAAAAGGCCAAAGCTAAGGAGGctgaggagaggaagaggcggAAAGCGGAGAAGGCCCAGGAAAGAGCTGAATTCAAAGCACGGAAGGAAGCTGAGATGAAGGAGAAG AAGAAAGCAAAGAAGGATAAAAAGAAAGGCCCAGCAGACTCAAGTGCTATTGGTGATGGCAATGCTACAGCCATGGCTACAGCAGATACTGACAGTAACGCATCAGACAACCCAAGGGATGTTGAGGTTCCTCAGACAGCCCCCAAGAGGCTATCTAGACCTGCAGCGGCAATGAAGCAGCTGAACAGGATACAGCCCATGCCTGCGCCCCTGCGTAACAGGGGCAAAAGGAAAATGCGGCAGTACGTTCTGATTGCTGCGGCCGTGCTATTAGTGCTCGCGTTGTTCGTGGCAGGCAACTACATTCCCAGATTGAAGTCACTTCGCTTCTAA
- the LOC133897019 gene encoding protein VACUOLELESS GAMETOPHYTES-like produces MSMNSRKLSGRLPSEDVPETSEHDNPEDGGGEIVHFSHPEHRLARFDFPYLFMCMGCKEYGAGRRFMCQTCGFQLHEFCALAPPSLHDHPFHSKHQHLLFFVKPGGFLRCKCDICGKSVKGFSFRCASCSFDMHPCCAAMTRRMELPVHEHPLLLAPALEGAETSFVCQICRRTKRSGHVYQCLPCGYYLHAKCGKDMVNGLYVHGIVPPEKRSALATAAKVTVNALFGVIGGLIEGIGEGIGEAFVENIGRSRRSFG; encoded by the exons ATGTCCATGAACTCAAGAAAGCTCAGCGGCAGGCTGCCATCTGAAGATGTTCCTGAAACGAGCGAGCACGACAATCcggaggacggcggcggcgagatcGTCCATTTCAGCCACCCGGAGCACCGGCTGGCCCGGTTCGACTTCCCGTACCTGTTCATGTGCATGGGGTGCAAGGAGTACGGCGCCGGGAGGAGGTTCATGTGCCAGACCTGCGGCTTCCAGCTGCACGAGTTCTGCGCGCTGGCTCCGCCTTCGCTCCACGACCATCCGTTCCATTCCAAGCATCAGCACCTCCTCTTCTTCGTGAAACCAG GTGGCTTTCTTCGGTGCAAATGCGACATCTGCGGCAAGTCGGTGAAGGGCTTCTCGTTCCGGTGCGCGTCGTGCAGCTTCGACATGCACCCGTGCTGCGCGGCGATGACCCGGCGGATGGAGCTTCCCGTTCACGAGCACCCGCTGCTCCTCGCGCCGGCGCTGGAAGGCGCGGAAACGAGCTTCGTGTGCCAGATCTGCCGGAGGACGAAGCGGTCGGGCCACGTGTACCAGTGCCTGCCCTGCGGGTACTACCTCCACGCCAAGTGCGGCAAGGACATGGTGAACGGGCTCTACGTGCACGGCATCGTGCCCCCCGAGAAGAGGAGCGCGCTCGCGACCGCCGCCAAGGTCACCGTGAACGCGCTGTTCGGGGTCATCGGCGGTCTGATCGAAGGGATCGGGGAGGGGATCGGCGAGGCATTCGTTGAGAACATCGGGAGAAGCAGAAGAAGCTTCGGATGA